A single region of the Leptothrix cholodnii SP-6 genome encodes:
- the rfbB gene encoding dTDP-glucose 4,6-dehydratase — translation MILVTGGAGFIGSNFVLDWLAQSDEPVLNLDVLTYAGNLENLASLQGDARHVFVQGDICDRALIDRLLAEHRPRAIVHFAAESHVDRSIHGPGAFMRTNIEGTYTLLEAARAHWSGLDDAAKAAFRFHHVSTDEVYGSLGASDPAFTETKAFEPNSPYSASKAASDHLVRAWFHTYGLPVVTTNCSNNYGPYHFPEKLIPLMIVNALASKPLPIYGDGQNVRDWLYVCDHASAIRAVLAGGRLGETYNIGGWNEKTNLEIVHTVCDLLDELKPDAAGSYRRLITYVKDRPGHDRRYAIDARKVERELGWRPAETFETGIRKTVQWYLDHPDWVAHVQSGAYRDWVSQNYAERQAD, via the coding sequence ATGATCCTCGTCACCGGCGGCGCCGGCTTCATCGGCAGCAACTTCGTACTCGACTGGCTGGCCCAGTCGGATGAACCCGTGCTCAATCTGGATGTCCTGACCTACGCGGGCAACCTGGAAAACCTCGCCAGCCTGCAGGGCGACGCGCGGCATGTGTTCGTGCAAGGCGACATCTGCGACCGCGCCCTGATCGACCGCCTGCTGGCCGAACACCGCCCGCGCGCCATCGTGCATTTCGCGGCCGAGAGCCACGTCGACCGCAGCATCCACGGCCCCGGCGCCTTCATGCGCACCAATATCGAAGGCACCTACACGCTGCTCGAAGCCGCGCGGGCGCACTGGAGTGGCCTGGACGATGCCGCCAAGGCCGCGTTCCGCTTCCACCACGTCTCGACCGACGAGGTCTACGGCTCGCTCGGTGCCAGCGATCCGGCCTTCACCGAAACCAAGGCCTTCGAGCCCAACAGCCCGTACTCGGCCAGCAAGGCCGCCAGCGATCACCTGGTGCGTGCCTGGTTCCACACCTACGGCCTGCCGGTGGTCACCACCAACTGCAGCAACAACTACGGCCCGTATCACTTCCCCGAGAAGCTGATCCCGCTGATGATCGTCAACGCGCTGGCCAGCAAGCCGCTGCCGATCTACGGCGACGGCCAGAACGTGCGCGACTGGTTGTACGTGTGCGACCACGCCAGCGCGATCCGCGCCGTGCTGGCCGGCGGACGCCTGGGCGAGACCTACAACATCGGCGGCTGGAACGAGAAGACCAACCTCGAGATCGTGCACACCGTCTGCGATCTGCTCGATGAACTCAAGCCCGACGCCGCCGGCAGCTACCGGCGCCTGATCACCTACGTCAAGGATCGCCCCGGCCACGATCGCCGTTACGCCATCGATGCCCGCAAGGTCGAGCGCGAACTCGGCTGGCGACCGGCCGAGACCTTCGAGACCGGCATCCGCAAGACGGTGCAGTGGTATCTCGATCATCCGGATTGGGTCGCACACGTTCAAAGTGGTGCGTACCGGGACTGGGTGTCGCAGAACTACGCCGAGCGCCAGGCGGATTGA
- the rfbD gene encoding dTDP-4-dehydrorhamnose reductase has protein sequence MKILLLGKNGQLGWELQRALAPLGELIALDRHATDFAADLAQPDSLAATVRALQPQVIVNAAAYTAVDKAESEPELARTVNATSPGVLAQAAAEAGAWLLHYSTDYVFDGSGTAARSEDAATAPLNVYGQTKLEGEAAIRASGCRHLILRTSWVYAARGGNFAKTMLRLAGERERLTVIDDQIGAPTGADLLADLSAHMLRQALQQPECAGTYHAVAGGETSWHAYARHVIEWARAHGHELKATDIAAVPSSAFATAAQRPLNSRLSTARLQQVFGLHLPHWQTGVDRMLAEVLGR, from the coding sequence ATGAAGATTCTCCTGCTCGGCAAGAACGGCCAGCTCGGCTGGGAATTGCAACGTGCACTGGCGCCGCTGGGTGAGCTGATCGCGCTCGATCGCCATGCCACCGACTTCGCTGCCGACCTGGCCCAGCCCGACTCGCTTGCAGCCACCGTGCGCGCGCTGCAGCCGCAGGTCATCGTCAACGCCGCTGCCTACACCGCGGTCGACAAGGCCGAGAGCGAGCCCGAACTCGCGCGCACCGTCAACGCCACCAGCCCGGGCGTGCTGGCCCAGGCCGCGGCCGAAGCCGGCGCTTGGTTGCTGCACTACAGCACCGACTACGTCTTCGACGGCAGCGGCACCGCTGCCCGCAGCGAAGACGCCGCCACCGCGCCGCTCAACGTCTACGGCCAGACCAAGCTCGAAGGCGAAGCGGCGATCCGCGCCAGCGGCTGCCGCCACCTGATCCTGCGCACCAGCTGGGTCTATGCGGCACGTGGCGGCAACTTCGCCAAGACCATGCTGCGGCTGGCCGGCGAGCGCGAGCGCCTGACCGTCATCGACGACCAGATCGGCGCCCCCACCGGCGCCGACCTGCTGGCCGACCTCAGCGCCCACATGCTGCGCCAGGCGCTGCAGCAGCCCGAATGCGCCGGCACCTATCACGCGGTGGCCGGCGGCGAAACCAGCTGGCACGCCTACGCCCGCCACGTGATCGAGTGGGCGCGTGCGCACGGCCACGAGCTGAAAGCGACCGACATCGCCGCCGTGCCCAGCAGCGCCTTCGCCACGGCAGCGCAGCGCCCGCTCAACTCACGGCTGTCGACCGCCAGGCTGCAGCAGGTCTTCGGCCTGCACCTGCCGCATTGGCAGACCGGTGTCGACCGCATGCTGGCCGAAGTGCTCGGCCGCTGA
- the rfbA gene encoding glucose-1-phosphate thymidylyltransferase RfbA: protein MNRKGIILAGGSGTRLHPATLAMSKQLLPVYDKPMVYYPLSTLMLAGIRDILLISTPQDTPRFEHLLGDGSRWGLNISYCVQPSPDGLAQAFILGRDFVGGAPSALVLGDNIYYGHDLQGLLKSAADQPTGASVFAYHVTDPERYGVVDFDAHKRALSIEEKPAKPKSNYAVTGLYFYDNQVCDIAASIQPSPRGELEITDVNAAYLKQGQLNVEIMGRGYAWLDTGTHDSLLEAGQFIATLEKRQGLKVACLEEIAYRAGWIDATQLERLAQPLLKNGYGQYLMKVLRERAF, encoded by the coding sequence ATGAACCGCAAAGGCATCATCCTCGCCGGAGGCTCCGGCACCCGGCTGCACCCGGCCACGCTGGCGATGAGCAAGCAGCTCCTGCCGGTCTACGACAAGCCGATGGTCTATTACCCGCTGAGCACGCTGATGCTCGCCGGCATCCGCGACATCCTGCTGATCTCCACGCCGCAGGACACGCCGCGCTTCGAGCACCTGCTCGGCGACGGCAGCCGCTGGGGCCTGAACATCAGCTACTGCGTGCAGCCCAGCCCGGACGGCCTGGCGCAGGCCTTCATCCTCGGGCGCGATTTCGTCGGCGGCGCCCCCAGCGCGCTGGTGCTCGGCGACAACATCTATTACGGCCACGACCTGCAGGGCCTGCTGAAAAGTGCTGCCGACCAGCCCACCGGCGCCAGCGTGTTCGCGTACCACGTCACCGACCCCGAGCGCTACGGCGTGGTCGATTTCGACGCACACAAACGCGCCCTCAGCATCGAGGAAAAGCCCGCCAAGCCCAAGAGCAACTACGCGGTCACCGGCCTGTACTTCTACGACAACCAGGTCTGCGACATCGCCGCCAGCATCCAGCCCAGCCCGCGCGGCGAGTTGGAGATCACCGACGTCAACGCCGCCTATCTGAAGCAGGGCCAGCTCAACGTCGAGATCATGGGCCGTGGCTACGCCTGGCTCGACACCGGCACCCACGACAGCCTGCTCGAAGCCGGCCAGTTCATCGCCACGCTCGAAAAGCGCCAGGGCCTGAAGGTGGCGTGCCTCGAAGAGATCGCCTACCGCGCCGGCTGGATCGACGCCACCCAGCTCGAGCGCCTGGCCCAGCCCCTGCTCAAGAACGGCTACGGCCAGTACCTGATGAAGGTACTGCGCGAGCGCGCGTTCTGA